gagagagtgagaaattaagggatccctctgctctgggcagggtctggtttatcccaggctgacccaggagtgtgattgtgctctgattgcagcctaaggtgcaaagccagggcagttgggaacaagcccatccagcccctcaccttcctttagccacagggaatactttccctctcacatctctaagtgggaaactctgagtgcagctgaaatgctggggatttctgacctcagagagccaggaatgatgtgtggggaggaaaacaattcctaaaaccaactcctgccctctatttcctttagaaatgggagtgcagacactacgccgtagcctgcagccaccacctgcacacgcccatgttcttcttcctgctcaacctggccctcagcgacctgggctccatctgcaccactgtccccaaagccatgcacaattccctctggaacaccagggacatctcctacactggatgtgccacacagctctttttctttctgatcttcattggagcagagttttatctgctgaccgtcatgtgctatgaccgctacgtgtccatctgcaaacccctgcactacgggaccctcctgggcagcagagcttgtgcccacatggcagcagctgcctgggccagtgcctttctccttgctctgctgcatacagccaatacattttccttgcccctgtgccatgggaatgccctgggccagttcttctgtgaaatcccacatatcctaaagctctcctgctcacactctaatctcagggaacttggtcttcttgctgttactgtctttttactatttggttgttttgtgttcattgttttctcctatgtgcagatcttcagggccgtgctgaggatcccctctgagcagggacggcacaaagccttttccacctgcctccctcacctggctgtggtctccctctttgtcagcactggcatttttgcctacctgaagcccccctccatgtcctccccatccctggatgtggcagtgacagttctgtactcggtggtgcctccagccctgaaccctctcatctacagcctgaggaaccaggagctgaaggctgcagtctggagactgatgactagacaatgt
This portion of the Melospiza melodia melodia isolate bMelMel2 unplaced genomic scaffold, bMelMel2.pri scaffold_37, whole genome shotgun sequence genome encodes:
- the LOC134434499 gene encoding olfactory receptor 14J1-like, which produces LHYGTLLGSRACAHMAAAAWASAFLLALLHTANTFSLPLCHGNALGQFFCEIPHILKLSCSHSNLRELGLLAVTVFLLFGCFVFIVFSYVQIFRAVLRIPSEQGRHKAFSTCLPHLAVVSLFVSTGIFAYLKPPSMSSPSLDVAVTVLYSVVPPALNPLIYSLRNQELKAAVWRLMTR